One stretch of Gemmatimonadota bacterium DNA includes these proteins:
- a CDS encoding riboflavin synthase produces the protein MFTGIIREVGTLRAATRTGGGARLTIEAPRAAEVLVEGGSIAVDGTCLTATSISGGCFTADAVAETLARTICDEYRTGARVNLEHPLSVGDPLDGHIVQGHVDGTGVVSRIADAGIQRTVSFEVAREVAPFLAVKGSVAVNGVSLTVTNAGVTNFSVALIPTTLRETNLGDASVGTRVNLEVDVLARYVARLAESGGGRGLTREKLKGLGF, from the coding sequence ATGTTCACGGGGATCATTCGCGAAGTCGGGACGCTGCGCGCCGCCACCCGAACGGGCGGGGGAGCACGCCTCACCATCGAAGCTCCCCGGGCTGCGGAAGTGCTCGTGGAGGGCGGTTCGATTGCGGTGGACGGCACCTGCCTGACGGCCACCTCCATTTCGGGCGGGTGCTTCACGGCGGATGCGGTTGCGGAAACGCTGGCGCGAACCATCTGCGACGAATACCGCACGGGCGCCCGCGTGAATCTGGAGCATCCGCTGTCGGTCGGCGATCCTCTGGACGGGCATATCGTGCAGGGACATGTGGACGGTACCGGCGTGGTGTCGCGGATTGCGGACGCGGGGATTCAGCGCACGGTCTCCTTTGAGGTCGCCCGGGAAGTGGCGCCCTTCCTTGCGGTCAAGGGATCGGTGGCGGTCAATGGTGTCAGCCTGACCGTCACGAATGCGGGCGTGACGAACTTCTCCGTGGCGTTGATTCCCACGACACTTCGGGAGACGAATCTGGGAGATGCATCGGTCGGCACTCGGGTGAATCTGGAGGTGGATGTGCTGGCACGATATGTCGCGAGACTGGCCGAGTCCGGTGGGGGAAGGGGACTGACTCGGGAGAAGCTGAAAGGACTGGGCTTTTGA